From the genome of Pirellulaceae bacterium, one region includes:
- a CDS encoding sulfatase-like hydrolase/transferase, giving the protein MNGKSCALAICVLLLCFGVSRNSAIAENAKTKPNIVLVMADDQGWGDMGYSGHPALLTPNFDRAAAAGVRFERFYAAAPVCSPTRASVLTGRHPNRSGVFKWGHPLRPKEITLAEVLKGHGYATAHFGKWHLGSVRRQSLVHPGEQGFDFWISAPNFFDNDPILSWQGKAVKYPGESSRVTVDAAIEWIRQISTNDLPFFAVVWFGSPHGPHQSSSENRAPYLDEEKRLQHFYGEISGMDRAFGKLRLALDDLNLRDDTILWYCSDNGALPKVGSAGPFKGHKGQVYEGGLLVPAFLEWPSRITKPRVVKTRSNSSDIFPTLLGLVDLPRPNERKLDGINLTTFVEGADEQRADAMGFWDYPVGGIRTPSAERMAALLTAQTTGARDLPATAESLNPEKLADEPYSSKLFPGHAAWIDSDWKLHRITDKQGKVRWELYNLATDPGETIDLAAVKPSVVQGMNAALESWLRSVVASMNGEDYTDS; this is encoded by the coding sequence ATGAATGGTAAGAGTTGTGCGCTGGCCATTTGTGTCCTGTTGCTGTGTTTCGGGGTGAGTCGTAATTCGGCCATTGCCGAGAACGCGAAAACGAAACCGAACATTGTTCTGGTCATGGCGGATGATCAAGGCTGGGGTGATATGGGCTATTCAGGCCATCCGGCCTTGCTGACACCAAATTTCGATCGAGCTGCTGCAGCAGGCGTACGCTTCGAGCGATTCTATGCGGCGGCTCCCGTCTGCTCACCGACGCGAGCGAGCGTGCTTACCGGTCGGCATCCGAATCGGTCAGGCGTCTTCAAGTGGGGACACCCGTTGCGACCGAAGGAAATTACCCTGGCGGAAGTGTTGAAAGGACATGGCTACGCGACGGCCCATTTTGGCAAATGGCACCTGGGTTCTGTACGTCGACAAAGTTTGGTTCACCCAGGAGAGCAGGGATTCGATTTTTGGATCAGCGCACCGAATTTCTTCGACAACGATCCGATTCTTAGTTGGCAAGGGAAGGCAGTGAAGTATCCGGGTGAGAGCTCAAGGGTGACGGTGGATGCCGCGATTGAATGGATCCGGCAGATATCGACCAATGACTTGCCGTTTTTCGCGGTGGTTTGGTTTGGCTCACCGCATGGCCCGCATCAGTCCAGTTCAGAGAATCGTGCACCCTACCTCGATGAAGAAAAAAGGTTGCAGCATTTTTATGGTGAAATCAGTGGGATGGACCGCGCTTTTGGGAAATTGCGACTTGCTTTGGATGACCTCAATCTCCGAGATGACACGATTCTCTGGTATTGCAGCGACAATGGTGCGTTGCCGAAGGTAGGATCAGCGGGCCCTTTTAAGGGGCATAAGGGCCAAGTGTATGAGGGAGGTTTGTTGGTACCTGCTTTCCTTGAATGGCCTTCACGAATAACGAAACCACGGGTCGTGAAGACGCGATCTAATTCGAGCGATATTTTTCCAACCTTGCTCGGCTTAGTGGATCTACCACGACCCAACGAGCGTAAGTTGGATGGGATTAATCTCACTACGTTTGTGGAGGGCGCCGATGAACAGCGTGCCGACGCGATGGGATTTTGGGATTATCCCGTCGGAGGAATCCGAACTCCGTCGGCGGAGCGGATGGCGGCGCTCTTAACAGCCCAAACCACCGGTGCCAGGGACTTGCCGGCCACAGCAGAGAGCCTGAACCCAGAGAAATTGGCTGATGAGCCCTATTCAAGCAAGCTGTTCCCAGGCCACGCCGCGTGGATCGATTCGGATTGGAAACTACACCGAATTACTGATAAACAGGGAAAGGTCAGGTGGGAGTTATACAACCTTGCCACGGACCCGGGTGAAACAATCGATCTCGCTGCAGTGAAACCAAGCGTGGTGCAAGGAATGAATGCGGCTCTTGAATCCTGGTTGCGATCGGTTGTCGCGAGCATGAATGGTGAGGATTACACCGACTCCTAG
- a CDS encoding DUF5690 family protein: MNSPSIKQRLATAKPTWFSTYCIIAAFGTYFCMYAFRKPFTAGTFEGLFLFGVGYKTVLITSQVFGYTLSKFIGIKYVSELGPSKRALGIVLLIGIAEVALLLFAVVPTPYNFIMLFINGLPLGMVFGLVLRFLEGRRLTEALSAGLCASFIVSSGVVKSVGRVLIQDYGVSEFWMPFLTGMIFVIPLLTFVWMLNQIPPPSEEDVRLRTERVPMNHRMRRNFFRRHAIGLIGLLIVFILLTVMRSIRDDFAVEIWEGLGEGDEPSIYAKSETWVMIGVVVLNGVAIQIKSNRKAFMTALGLIVAGFVLIIGALGFQQSGTLEAFPFMVLIGFGAYVPYVAFHTTVWERLVAAFREKATIGYLMYLADATGYLGYVAIMLFREWFSPEIDFLAFFINVSYGIAILCLLVTFLLVIYYSKTLPGSESLEAGLDSTPTV, translated from the coding sequence ATGAATTCTCCCTCGATTAAGCAACGTTTAGCAACAGCGAAACCAACCTGGTTTTCGACTTACTGCATCATCGCTGCCTTCGGCACCTATTTTTGCATGTATGCGTTTCGCAAACCCTTTACCGCCGGAACTTTTGAAGGACTCTTTCTGTTTGGCGTTGGATATAAAACGGTACTCATCACCTCTCAGGTGTTCGGGTATACGTTATCGAAATTCATTGGAATCAAATATGTTTCCGAGTTGGGACCATCCAAACGAGCACTCGGTATCGTGTTGTTAATCGGCATTGCGGAAGTGGCTCTACTTTTGTTCGCCGTTGTACCAACGCCGTACAACTTCATCATGTTGTTCATCAACGGGCTACCATTGGGAATGGTTTTTGGTTTGGTCCTCCGTTTTCTGGAGGGACGACGATTAACAGAAGCTTTGTCAGCCGGACTTTGCGCCAGCTTTATCGTTTCTTCCGGAGTTGTAAAGTCGGTGGGTCGCGTCCTCATCCAGGACTATGGGGTGTCTGAATTTTGGATGCCATTCTTAACCGGAATGATTTTTGTCATTCCGTTATTGACCTTTGTTTGGATGCTGAACCAAATCCCACCTCCTTCCGAGGAAGATGTCCGACTTCGAACCGAACGCGTCCCGATGAATCATCGAATGCGCAGGAACTTTTTTCGTCGGCATGCAATTGGTCTAATTGGATTATTAATCGTCTTCATCTTGTTGACGGTGATGCGCAGCATTCGCGACGACTTTGCGGTAGAAATTTGGGAGGGGCTTGGCGAGGGCGACGAGCCGTCGATCTACGCGAAATCAGAGACATGGGTCATGATAGGTGTTGTCGTTTTAAACGGCGTAGCAATCCAGATCAAATCTAACCGCAAAGCATTTATGACCGCGCTGGGCCTGATCGTTGCCGGGTTTGTGCTCATCATCGGCGCATTGGGTTTTCAACAAAGTGGGACACTCGAGGCTTTTCCATTCATGGTACTGATCGGCTTCGGCGCCTACGTGCCCTATGTGGCGTTTCACACGACTGTCTGGGAACGACTTGTTGCGGCCTTTCGGGAAAAAGCGACGATTGGTTATTTAATGTATCTCGCCGATGCAACAGGCTATCTTGGATATGTTGCCATTATGTTGTTTCGCGAATGGTTCAGCCCTGAAATCGACTTCCTGGCGTTCTTCATCAACGTTTCTTATGGAATTGCCATTCTGTGCCTGCTGGTGACTTTCTTGCTGGTGATCTATTACTCAAAGACACTACCCGGGTCCGAATCGCTTGAAGCGGGCCTCGATTCAACCCCAACTGTGTGA
- a CDS encoding alcohol dehydrogenase catalytic domain-containing protein yields the protein MSHKTEHASAPADQPMPATAAVFYGPDESLEIRGFPMPIAQEGEVVIEISCCTLCGSDLHTITGRRHCTGQAILGHEAIGRVCQLPPNGPVLASDERALQLGDRVTWGIVASCHQCRMCKRGLTQKCEKLIKFGHEAVDGSGRISGGLATHCLLPRGSTIVRLPDSLPDQVACPANCAAATVLAAIRVIGPCEGKRVLVMGGGMLGLMAAAAARYHRAKTVVVCDPQPNRREWALRFGADATMDRVIPQHQEGFDIAIDMTGVPDAIEPAFDALAIGGHLLLIGSVFPSRDLAIPAEQIVRRMIRIEGLHNYTGSDLVNAVDFLAATWKQFPFLELVDTEYSLKEVNQAIQAAIAGRHIRTAIRPQI from the coding sequence TTGTCTCATAAAACGGAACACGCTTCGGCCCCGGCTGATCAACCTATGCCCGCAACGGCAGCTGTGTTTTACGGACCGGACGAATCATTGGAAATTCGTGGCTTTCCGATGCCAATCGCGCAGGAAGGCGAGGTTGTCATCGAAATCAGTTGCTGCACTCTTTGCGGAAGCGATTTGCACACCATCACCGGCCGACGGCACTGTACGGGTCAGGCCATCTTGGGTCATGAGGCAATCGGGCGAGTGTGCCAATTGCCACCCAACGGTCCGGTGCTGGCTAGTGACGAGCGCGCTTTACAATTGGGAGACCGGGTTACCTGGGGCATTGTCGCCTCCTGTCATCAATGCCGAATGTGCAAGCGAGGACTCACCCAAAAGTGTGAAAAACTCATCAAATTCGGACACGAAGCAGTAGACGGATCGGGCCGAATCTCTGGCGGATTAGCGACTCACTGCCTGTTACCTCGCGGTTCGACCATTGTCCGTTTGCCTGATTCGTTACCTGACCAAGTGGCCTGTCCGGCGAATTGCGCGGCGGCAACCGTACTTGCGGCGATTCGAGTGATCGGACCCTGTGAAGGGAAACGGGTACTGGTGATGGGTGGCGGAATGCTTGGACTGATGGCCGCCGCTGCAGCACGCTACCATCGCGCTAAAACGGTGGTAGTTTGTGATCCTCAACCCAATCGCCGGGAATGGGCGTTGCGGTTTGGCGCCGACGCTACGATGGACAGGGTCATCCCTCAGCACCAGGAAGGTTTTGACATTGCCATCGATATGACGGGCGTACCCGATGCCATCGAACCGGCATTCGACGCTTTGGCAATTGGTGGCCATTTATTGCTAATAGGAAGCGTCTTCCCGTCCCGCGATCTGGCGATTCCTGCCGAACAAATCGTGCGCAGAATGATCCGGATCGAAGGGCTGCACAACTATACCGGCTCTGACCTCGTCAACGCCGTAGATTTTCTGGCGGCAACCTGGAAACAGTTTCCATTTCTGGAACTTGTCGACACCGAATATTCATTGAAAGAGGTGAACCAGGCGATTCAGGCTGCGATTGCCGGCAGGCATATTCGAACCGCCATTCGCCCTCAAATCTGA
- a CDS encoding PQQ-binding-like beta-propeller repeat protein, whose translation MEWSASVPAAQPEDPYRGYLREHGYASNTPVSDGKNIYAFFSKSGIFCYTLSGEQLWHTLIGDESSNRQWGSAASPILLGDQLIVNASDEARSVISLDKKTGNQLWKAEADLTELSYGTPGIVHGTDRREVVLAIPGEVWGLNAETGKLAWYAKTN comes from the coding sequence ATCGAGTGGTCAGCTTCTGTTCCAGCAGCACAACCCGAGGACCCCTATCGCGGCTACCTCCGCGAACACGGCTACGCAAGCAACACTCCGGTGAGCGACGGAAAGAATATATACGCATTCTTCTCGAAGTCAGGGATTTTCTGTTACACGCTGAGCGGCGAACAGCTTTGGCATACGCTGATTGGAGACGAATCGAGTAATCGTCAATGGGGTTCTGCTGCGAGCCCAATCCTGCTCGGTGACCAGTTGATCGTCAACGCATCGGACGAAGCTCGCTCCGTAATCTCACTCGACAAAAAAACGGGAAATCAACTTTGGAAAGCAGAGGCTGATTTAACCGAACTGAGCTATGGAACACCCGGAATCGTCCACGGAACAGATCGTAGGGAAGTCGTCCTGGCCATTCCCGGTGAAGTCTGGGGGTTGAACGCGGAAACAGGAAAACTCGCTTGGTACGCAAAAACCAACTAA
- a CDS encoding PQQ-binding-like beta-propeller repeat protein, translating into MVRKNQLTGNISPSPIIDADMVYIFGGFRSSGSHAIHAGGKGDVTDTRVAWTSLSSSYVATPLLHDSHLYWIDDRGQAWCTHAEDGSLVYRERVKDLQSGGRPVYASPILIGDRIFVVTRRDGTLVLPASPEFKVLHQNRINSDPFDFNGTPAVTGDASFLRSDRAIYCIKTAS; encoded by the coding sequence TTGGTACGCAAAAACCAACTAACGGGCAATATTTCTCCCAGTCCGATTATCGATGCCGACATGGTGTACATCTTCGGCGGATTTCGCTCTTCCGGAAGTCACGCGATACATGCTGGTGGCAAAGGGGATGTGACAGACACCCGAGTCGCATGGACCTCCCTGAGCAGCTCTTATGTCGCCACTCCTTTACTACACGACAGCCACCTCTATTGGATCGATGACCGAGGTCAAGCATGGTGCACCCATGCCGAGGACGGTAGCCTTGTTTACAGGGAGCGTGTGAAAGATTTGCAAAGCGGTGGCAGACCGGTCTATGCTTCTCCAATTCTGATTGGAGACCGGATTTTTGTGGTGACACGCAGAGATGGCACTCTCGTATTGCCCGCCAGCCCCGAATTCAAAGTCTTGCATCAGAATCGAATTAATTCTGATCCATTTGATTTCAATGGAACTCCAGCTGTTACTGGAGACGCGTCATTCCTTCGTTCCGATCGAGCGATCTATTGCATCAAAACCGCCAGCTAG
- a CDS encoding DUF1080 domain-containing protein — MKILFKLFVLYGLIVPTVLVAEDAAHNTLSDAEKAAGWELLFDGRSMDQWRNFKKSKVGDGWKVANGEIRWGRKGAGDIITKNDYMGFELKVDYKIPPGGNSGLMYHVTEDGSTPWRTGPEIQIQDNKDGSDPQKAGWLYGLYASDVDATNPAGEWNTLHVVITPEQCVQSMNGQKYCEYVKGSDDWDARVAKSKFAKMKMFGKANNGHICLQDHGNDVSFRNIKVRRITP, encoded by the coding sequence GTGAAAATCCTTTTCAAATTATTCGTCCTATACGGGCTGATCGTTCCCACTGTTTTGGTCGCTGAAGATGCTGCCCACAACACGCTTTCCGATGCTGAAAAAGCGGCAGGTTGGGAGTTATTGTTCGATGGCCGATCGATGGATCAATGGAGGAATTTCAAGAAGTCGAAGGTAGGTGATGGCTGGAAGGTTGCTAACGGGGAAATCCGCTGGGGACGCAAAGGCGCTGGCGACATTATCACCAAAAATGATTACATGGGATTCGAGCTCAAAGTCGACTACAAGATCCCGCCCGGTGGCAACAGTGGCTTGATGTACCATGTGACGGAAGATGGAAGTACACCCTGGCGGACAGGGCCTGAGATTCAAATCCAGGACAACAAGGATGGAAGCGATCCCCAAAAAGCAGGTTGGCTTTATGGGCTCTATGCGTCTGACGTTGACGCAACGAATCCAGCGGGGGAATGGAATACACTGCACGTCGTAATCACTCCCGAGCAATGCGTCCAATCCATGAACGGTCAAAAGTACTGCGAGTATGTAAAGGGCAGTGATGACTGGGATGCACGGGTGGCGAAGAGTAAATTTGCGAAGATGAAAATGTTTGGCAAAGCAAATAATGGTCACATTTGCCTGCAGGATCACGGTAACGACGTGTCGTTTCGCAATATTAAGGTGCGCCGGATTACACCCTAA
- the egtB gene encoding ergothioneine biosynthesis protein EgtB encodes MESVTETRTQNYSQLVNQYVKVRSFSERLCETLTAEDCAVQSMPDASPTRWHLAHTTWFFEQFLLSECAGYQEFNRDYMLLFNSYYNSVGQPYPRSQRGLLSRPSRDEVLAYRAYVDEALVSLLPQVEQLSERFWEILEVGLHHEQQHQELLLTDIKHAFSLNPIAPVYRHDSWPTSLDEDPLEWIKVAGGVYAVGHDGKGFGYDNEFPRHNVLVPSLHLAPRLVTCEEYLQFMEEGGYQRSELWLSLGWQTVSEQQWAAPLYWQQKGGEWYQFTLAGLTPIDPRLPVCHVSFFEADAFARWAGQRLPSETEWEIAAQGVSVDGNLADRLIDLGQAIHPHRSGGRSTGNHQFFGDVWEWTGSPYVAYPGYRPVDGALGEYNGKFMCNQYVLKGGSCATSSSHLRTSYRNFFPPTARWQFTGIRLASDE; translated from the coding sequence ATGGAATCTGTGACGGAAACGCGAACACAAAACTATTCTCAGCTAGTTAACCAATACGTAAAGGTGCGCAGTTTTTCAGAACGGCTTTGCGAGACGTTGACAGCTGAAGATTGCGCTGTGCAATCCATGCCGGATGCGAGTCCAACGCGTTGGCACTTGGCTCATACGACTTGGTTTTTTGAACAATTTCTTCTCAGTGAGTGTGCCGGCTATCAGGAATTTAATCGCGACTACATGCTGTTGTTTAATTCCTACTACAACAGTGTCGGTCAACCCTACCCAAGATCACAGCGTGGACTTCTGTCGAGACCCAGTCGAGACGAGGTGTTGGCTTATCGTGCGTATGTCGACGAGGCTTTGGTGAGTTTATTGCCACAAGTGGAGCAGTTGTCTGAACGCTTTTGGGAGATTCTTGAAGTCGGTTTGCATCACGAGCAGCAGCATCAGGAATTGTTGCTGACGGACATCAAGCATGCATTTTCGTTGAATCCCATTGCGCCCGTCTATCGACACGATTCGTGGCCGACGAGTTTGGATGAAGATCCCCTGGAATGGATCAAGGTGGCTGGAGGCGTTTATGCAGTGGGGCATGATGGCAAGGGTTTTGGCTATGACAACGAATTCCCGCGTCACAACGTATTGGTTCCGAGTTTGCATCTCGCACCCCGCTTGGTGACCTGTGAGGAATACCTGCAGTTTATGGAAGAGGGCGGTTACCAAAGATCCGAATTATGGTTGTCTTTAGGCTGGCAGACGGTCAGTGAACAGCAGTGGGCCGCACCCCTGTATTGGCAACAAAAGGGAGGGGAATGGTATCAATTCACCTTGGCAGGTTTGACGCCGATTGATCCAAGATTGCCGGTGTGCCATGTGAGCTTCTTTGAGGCCGATGCGTTTGCCCGCTGGGCAGGGCAGCGCCTGCCCAGCGAAACGGAATGGGAGATTGCAGCCCAAGGAGTCTCCGTTGACGGCAACTTGGCGGATCGTTTGATCGATCTGGGACAGGCGATTCACCCCCATCGCTCCGGAGGGCGATCGACAGGTAATCATCAGTTTTTTGGCGATGTGTGGGAATGGACCGGAAGTCCATATGTCGCGTACCCTGGCTATCGCCCGGTGGATGGGGCCTTAGGGGAGTACAATGGGAAATTTATGTGCAATCAATACGTGCTAAAAGGAGGTTCTTGTGCAACGTCCTCAAGCCATCTGCGCACTTCCTATCGAAACTTTTTTCCGCCGACTGCTCGTTGGCAATTTACGGGGATTCGATTGGCCAGCGATGAGTAG